A segment of the Mangrovimonas sp. YM274 genome:
GATTTAAAAAGGGCTTTCAAATTATAATTGGTGATATCGAAAGTAGCCTCGATTACACATTTTTTGGATTCATCTTTAATGCTGCCCAAATCGGCTCTTTTTCCCAAAATCAACGAAAGCCCTCCTAAAAGGATGGACTTTCCTGCACCAGTTTCACCGGTAATTATAGATAAGCCGTTATTGAATGTCACATTCAGTTCATCAATCAGGGCATAGTTTTTTATTGAAAGATTTGTAAGCAAACGGAAATGTTTAAAATTAAACTATCAACTGAAATCGGATATGATCACAAAGGATCAATAACTTATGTTACGCCATTTTGAGGCGTAGGTTGGTGCAATTCTATTAAGAGAAGATACCACGTTGGTGATATTCACATTTGGTCCATCACTAAAGATTTCTTCAATCTCATCAGACTTTGCATCGAAAAACACACGCATCAAGAAAGAATTGGGTCTTTTGTTATGTAGCTTTTCCAAAGTCCCAATGGCAGTAGCAATCTCCTGCTTTCCTTTTTTAGGATTTTCATGCATCACATCCAAACCATTTCTGTGGTAGTTATACATCACTTCCCTGAACTGTTCAAAAGTTGGAGACATTAAGTTATCGATCAACACAAAACGGGATTGCGTACCATCTTCAAGTTTCCATCCCTTAAAGTTTTCCTGTTGTGAATAGTTTAAAATGGTTTGTGCCTGTTTAAAATACTCATCACCTCCATTAAGTTCAAATGTATCGGCATCCATCCCCAAAATCATGTAGATATGATAAGTTAATACCGAAACTAAGTTGGATTCGTATTGATTTGGATTGAATACTAAATTTTGGAATTCCAAATACTGAAACGTAAAGTTTCTATCGTTAAAATTGTAAACCGGCGTACTATAGGTTGAATTGAATACAGGTCTTGAAGATTGTACTTGTATGGAAGCCTGAAACACATCGGTATCATAATCTGCTATGGTGATGATCATGCTACAGTTAATGCGTTCCTGAGGTTTAAAGTCCTTGTTGGTCCAAGTAGTATTGTTGACAAACTCTGTTAATTGTCGCTCCAAAGTTCTAAACACCTGAACGTTTTCATTCCCAGTTTTTTGCGCATTAACCACTAAATTACAGTTAAGTTCCTGGGCATAACCAGATACAAAAAAGGCAACAAAAGAAATTACAAAAAAGACTCTATGCATTGAGTTGTTTAATTATTAGGTTCATTAAATCGCCTGCCACTTCGGCCTTCGATTTCAAGTCTTGACTCAAGACTTCGTTTGTATTGGTAATAAAAGTAACTTTATTTGTGGAAACCCCAAAACCTGCACCTTCATCATTCAGGGAATTTAGTACTATGACATCTAAATTCTTGGATTCCAACTTGCCTTTGGCATGTTCCAACTCGTTGTGAGTTTCCAAAGCAAAACCTACCAAGAATTGATTCTTTTTGATTTTCCCTAAAGATGCCAAAATATCTTGAGTACGTTCCAACTCTATACTAAACGTATCGGCCTTCTTTTTTATTTTTTTATCGGCCACATATTTGGGACGATAATCGGCCACTGCAGCAGACAAAATTGCAATGTCCACCGCTTTGAAATAGTTGTGAACTTCAGTGTACATCTCAGCCGCACTGAAAATTTTGATAAGTTTTATAAATTGGTTGTTGACTGTTTCGTGCGTTGGCCCTGTAATTAAAATCACCTCAGCCCCTAAATTGGCCGCCGCTTTAGCAATTTCAAACCCCATTTTTCCACTGGAATGGTTACCAATGAATCTAACAGGATCAATAGCCTCATAGGTAGGTCCTGCGGTAATAAGCATCTTTTTCCCCTTCAAAGGCAAACCTTCCAAAATATCCCTTTCAATTAAATCTACAATATCTTCTGGCTCTGCCATGCGCCCCTCTCCTACCAAACCACTTGCAAGTTCTCCGCTAGTAGCAGGAATCATAATGTTTCCAAAACTATTCAACAAGTCGAAAGAGCGTCTTGTAGTGGGATGTTTGTACATGTCCAAATCCATTGCCGGCGCAAAATAAACAGGACACTTGGCAGACAGATAGGTTGCCATGAGTAAATTGTCGCAAACCCCGTTGGCCATTTTGGCCATGGTATTGGCCGTAGCTGGAGCAATAAGCATGAAATCTGCCCAAAGCCCTAATTCTACGTGATTATTCCAAACAGCATCCTCCTCATCATGGGTAAATGATGAATATACGGGATTTTTTGATAAAGTTGAAAGAGTTAAAGGTGTAATGAAGTCTTTAGAAGCAGGCGTCATGACGACCTTTACGTCTGCGCCTGCTTTTATAAATAACCTTACTAGGTTAGCCGTTTTGTAAGCGGCAATACCAGCAGTAATGCCTAAAAGTACCTTTTTGCCACTTAATATCGACATTATTTTATTTATTCCTGAGTTTCTTCCTCAGTGTTTCTGTAGTAGATTTTATCATCATTCCACTCTTGAACTGCTAAAGCATGTGGCTTTGGCAATTTTTCGTAAAACTTAGAAACCTCTATCTGCTCTTTGTTTTCAAAGATTTCCTCCAAACTGTCATTGTAAGTAGCAAACTCCTCTAGTTTATCTACTAACTCTCTACGAATATCAGTGTTAATTTGCTCTGCTCTTTTAGCAATTACAGAAATTGCTTCATAGATGTTTCCTGTTGGAGCATCTATTTCATTTCTGTCATAGGTAACTGTACTGACAGGAGCATTGGTTTTCTTTAAATCCATCGTATTTATAAATTAACTTTTTGTTTCAAATTTATTTAATTCCAACTGCAATTCTTCATTCATTCTATTGGCATCCTCTGCAAATTTAGAATCTGCATAATACTTGATAAAAGAATTATAGTATCCTTGCGCCGTAATAAGTCGGGCTTCTTTTTTATACTCTACACTGTTTACTGCTAAACGATGAGCAGAATCCAATCGATAAAACATCGCTTCTTCCCTAAAAGTACTACCAGGATACTCCAATAAAAAGTTATCAAACGACTTTATGGCCGCCTCATAATCGGAAGCATCGTAGTATGCAATTTGGTTATACTGCTTTGCTATTTCAAAGGCTTTCCTTTCTAGCTTATAATCCAACTCTTTTACCATAGTATTAACTTCTGGTAAGTATTCTGAATCTGGGTATTTACTTAAAAAGAGTTGTAGCTTATCCAGAGCCACAACGGTTTCCTTTTGTTCTTTACTGTAAACTGGCGACAACATATAGTAGCTCTTTCCAGACAGGAAAGAAGCCTCCTCTGCCTTTTCGCTCCTAGGGTATGATGTTTCAAACCGTTCAAATTGGTAACCAGACAAATGGTAATCCCCCATTTCGTAGTATGTTTTAGCATACATATAGGTTAGCTTTTCAGCCTGTGGCTTCCCTCGATATTGAGGAATAATCTGTGCAAATAAACGGTTGGCTTTACCATACTTTCCTTGCTCATAAAGCTCGGTTCCTACACGAAACTTTTCAGCAACATCTTCGGATTTCAATGCTTTTTGAAATTCACTACAAGAAGTTAGCGAAAGTACCAGTAAAAATGTATAAAAAATGTTCTTCATAAAATGTAAACAGAATGCAAAAGTAATTATTTATAACGTATTATAAAAACAAAAGTTATATACGAAAATAACAGTTGCAAACTCTTTCACTATGTCTTTAAGTTAACTTTAACGTTTGGACAAATTAGTCCAAATTCCCGATAAAACTCTTAATTTTTTGTTTTAAACCTTCTGTTGCAGGTACTAACGGCAAACGTACAGTATCAGCAGCCAGATTTAAAGCCTCATAGACCGCCTTGATACCTGCCGGGTTGTTTTCTTCAAAAATGAACCCAACAATATCCATAAGCTTAAAGTGAATATCGTAAGCCTCTTTAGCCTTGCCTTCCAAACCTAATTTAATCATTTTAGAAAACTGCTTTGGCAATCCTTGTCCAATCACCGAAATCACGCCTGCTCCACCAGCCAAAACAACTCCTAGAGCCAAGTCGTCATCACCAGAAATAATCAAGAAATCTTCAGGCTTGTCTTTTAACAATCTAAAATATTGCCCCATATTGTTACCAGCTTCTTTAACAGCTACAATATTTTTGAAATCCTTAGCCAAACGCAAGGTAGTTTCTGGCAACATATTGGACGCTGTTCTTCCCGGAACGTTGTACAAAATAATGTCTACCGGACAAGCTTCAGAAATTGCCTTAAAGTGTTGGTAAATTCCTTCTTGGGTTGGCTTACTATAGTATGGAGACACTGATAGAATAGCGTCTATTTGTGATAAATCGGTAGACTTAATTTCTTCAATAACATTAGCCGTATTGTTTCCTCCAATTCCTAAAACTAAAGGTACTCTTCCGTTGTTAGCCTCTACAATTGTAGCTACGATGGCTTTTTTCTCTTCCTTGGTGATAGTCACGCTTTCTCCAGTTGTACCGCTTATTACCAAATAATCGGTCCCATTCTCCACATTGTAATTTACAATGTTTTTCAACGCTTCGTGATCTACGGACAAATCTTCATTAAATGGCGTAATCAAAGCCACTCCTGTCCCAAAAAATTTTGTCATTATAATTTATTTAGTACTGTTAGATATTTATGTAATTCTCTTTTGAAAAGGGAAAACTCTTTTGGGTGAACATCGAGGATTAGATCGTATAACCTGTCGTCGATCCCTGAAAGTCCCACTTTAAATCTTGACTTAGATTGTGCCGTGATAATATTAAGCTCCATACGGTCTTCCTTATAATAGCTTATCAACGCATCAAAATCCTTATCAACAAATGCTTTAAGGTCGCTATTCTTTATGGCTCCCTTCCATCCAAAATCCTTAGGTGTTACGTTAACGCCCCACAGGGTCTCTGGAGCCAACTTTTCGTCGGCAACAAAAACAATGATTGCAATTCTGTTTCGCTTCACTCCCAAATCTTCCAAAAATCTTTGAAAGTTCTCGAAATCAGAAAATTCATTTAAATTCAAAATCACTCCAACCGAATCAATCTTTTTATTGCCAACCTCTATATTCCTAGAATTTAACAATTTATTGATGTAATTTTGGTATGATTTTTCTTTAAATGCCTTTAAAATCATTTATCTTTATAATTTTTGCAAATGTAGTAAAAGTCACTACATGTTTTGTTAACTTTTCTCAAGAATCTAAATGAATCCAAAACATCTTTTTTTTGCTTCAATTCTGCTTACTTTCTTCTCTTGCCACCAAAGTCAACACCTGTACAAAATAGAAGGGAAACAGATTGCTATAACCGACAGTTTATCCTCCAATTCAGAAATTGACAGCTTTATAGCCCCATACAGGGAACACCTCAACAAAAGCCTGGACAGCGTGCTCTGCTATTCTGAAGACACCTATACCAAAGACGACACTAATTTTAACACGGCTATTGGCAATTTTATGGCGGACGCCATATACGAACAGTCAAACCCTATTTTTAAAAAACGAACAGGAAAAGATATTGATTTTGTGATGTTGAATCATGGCAGCATCCGTTCCATCCTGTCCAAGGGAAACATAACCATTAGAACCGCCTACGAACTCATGCCTTTTGAAAACACCATTGTTGTGGCCGAGTTAAATGGGGCGCAAATAAAAAAACTTTTGAATTATTTAACCCTGAGTAGCAAAGCTCATCCCATTTCCAAATTAAAAGTATCTGTAGATAAAGATTTCAACATCCTCTCCGCCACTATTAAAGACCAACCCATTGATTTCAATAAAACCTATTATGTGCTAACCAACAATTATCTATATAATGGTGGGGACCACATGGATTTTTTCAAACCTAATGATTCGGTGTACACCTTAGACTATAAAGTTAGAAATGCCCTTTTAGATTATTTCATAAAAAAAGACACCATTAGGTCTACCATTGATGATCGGTATATCCAAGTAGAATAACTTGCCCCATTAAGTGTTTACTTATAAACCTCAAGACTATGAAAAGAAGAGATTTTTTACAACAAACAGCAGCTACAACAACATTGGTTGGCCTGGGAAGCTTGGGATTTCAATCGTTTAGTGAAGCTAACAAAAAAATTACCATTCTGCACACCAATGATGTTCACAGCCATATTGATCCTTTTGGCCCAGACGACGGAATGAACCCCAATAAAGGTGGTGTCGCTAGAAGAGCTAGCCTAATAGAGTCCATTAAAAAAGAAAATCCACATACCTTACTCTTAGATGCAGGAGACATATTTCAAGGAACCCCTTATTTCAACTATTATGGAGGCGAATTGGAATTCAAATTAATGAGTATGCTGCAATATGATGCTGCAACCCTAGGCAACCATGATTTTGATAATGGCATCGACGGATTGTTTGCTCAATTACCACATGCCAAGTTTGATTTTTTATCGGCCAATTACGACTTTAAAAACACCATAATGGATACTCATACAAAACCCTACAAGGTGTTTGTTAAAGACGGTATTAAAATTGGCATTTTTGGATTGGGAATAGAACTAGATGGTCTTGTAGATAAGGATCTATACAAAGAGACTGTGTACTTAGACCCTATTGAGACCTCTCAAGAAATGACCAAAATTCTTAAGCAAAATGAACATTGTGATCTCATCATTTGTCTTTCGCATTTAGGATACCATTACGGAAAAAGTCCAAAAATAAGTGACCTTGAATTAGCTAAAGCCACAAAAGACATCGATTTAATCATTGGAGGCCATACACACACCTTCTTAAAAAAACCAACCGTCACCAAAAACGTTGAAGGAAAAAATATGCTGATCAATCAAGTTGGTTGCTACGGTATCAATTTAGGAAGAATAGACTTCTATTTTGACACTTTTAACAACAAATCGGCCGACGGCACTTCCATTATTGTATAACCTATGCTGTAGCATGTTCAGAGGAAGCCGATGACAGCTCTCCTCTATTAACAGTTTCCCGAACGGCCTTTCTATGGTGGTTACGCACATAGGCAACAAAAATTGACAAACCAGCTAAATGGAGCGCCACCGAAATCACCTCAAACAACCAAAAATATACATATAATTCACATATGTACTGGAGTACATCACCAAAGGCAAAACAAGCTATCGCCAATAAAAACAGGATGGACTGCTTACTTTCCCTGGTTAGATACAGCGCAAAGGATAAAAACACAAGAAACACAAGAATCAATGCCCTACCCACATAGAGCCACAGATTAACATCATTTAGAAAACTATCTTTTACTGCGCCGTAAAGCACGTATAACAAATAAGCATTGATTATAAAAATCAGGGACAGGTAAACCGAAATAATTCCTTCAAACTTAACTTTTCGAAGTTGACCAATCAATAAACCAAACAACAAAAGATAGCTACCCAAATAAGCCACTTCGGACAGTTGATTTGTGAATTCATTTTTATGAAATACCATAAAAACATCTCCTAAAAACGAGCACAAGAAAATTGTAAGAAAGATGTTGGCCATATATTTCATTCTTGCAAAATACAAGGTCAACAAAAGCGGAAGTACCACAATTTTTGCTATCCTGTCCAACATAAGATCATTCTTGACAATTGCCAGAACCTGCAGGGCAAACAAGGTACAAAAGACAATAATCAAGGATTTATTGGACATTATTTTATGCCAAAATTCCATAACTAGATTTTATAAGTAGGTCATACAAATATATGCGTTTTGTCAGTATTTTTTTGCATTTTATCGATTTTGAGAAATTTTCAATAAAACGACAAAAACTCTAAGAAAATAACAAACACTAAAACAAAACCTTTGTTTTAAGACAACATATAAACCTTTAAAACCGTAGGAAATTAGGGCAATTACAGGAAATATTATCCATTAAGAATTTACAAGCTGAAAGCTTTCTCCATATGTTAACCGCGACTGTAAATAAAAAAACACAAAGGCCAACACAAAAAAGACAGAACAAATAACATTTAGAATAGTTACCTCGGAAACATAGAAGTACGCCAATTGTAAAACTTCATAAAAAACAATACAAATAGAGCCTATTAAAAAATTCATTGCTTTTTTATCATCTCTATATAGGTATTGAAGCAATGCCAAAGACAACAACAGCATCAACACAGCATTATACACAAACTCCAATACAAATGGATACACGCCTAATTCTTCTTTGGTAGTATTTGTAACCACTACAACACAAAAACAATCCAGAACAAATAATACAAATGCATGGAATGGGAGTTTAACGACTACCTTTTTAACGTTGAGCGATGTAAGCAATTGGGCAATCAAAAACATATAGGATAAAATATACATAGCATTGCCTATGTAATAATAGTAGTCTCGTTCATTTTCCTCTAAATAATATTCCCATGTAAAAAAGTTAATAATATCGGAAAGGGTATAGGTTATTAAAAATAAAAAGAAAAAGAGCCCTCTATTCTTAACACTTACTGCATATAGCACAGTAAGAAACAATAGCAATATTGCCCTAAAGCCCATAGCATAATATTCGTATTCCAGAAGTTGTAGACCTAAAAAGCCCAAACTAAAAACCGTTAATATTGCAATTAATAAATTTCTCTTCAGCATAACCATTCGTGATTGGTTCCGGCCAAATATAAGATAAAAAATTGCAATTCAACGCAATAAAACGCATTTAATCGATAAAAAAAATACATTTTGTAGGATTTCACATAATCATTTGCAGAAATTCGGCTTCCGTAATAATTTCTAAATTCAATTGTTCAGCTTTTGTTCGCTTACTAGGGCCCATTTTATCCCCTGCAACAAGATAGCTGGTTTTGGAAGATATTGAAGATGAGACCTTTCCGCCGTTATCTTCTATTAACTTTTTAAGCTCATTCCTGGAAACCGTTTCAAAGACCCCAGATACCACAAAAGTCAGATTTTTCAATTTATCTGTCTGTTCGGCTAATTTTTCAGCAGAAATTTCCAATTGCAAACCAAATTCCCTTAACCGTTCAACGATGTTTATATTGGTTTCATCATTAAAAAATGCCAAAACACTTTCGGCAATTTTCACACCTATTTCATCCACATTAACCAAATCTTCCAATGATGCCAATCTCAAATTATCGATAGATTTATAATGCTTGGCCAATTTTTTAGCTACCGTTTCACCAACATAACGAATCCCCAAAGCGTACAATACTCTTTCAAAAGGAATCTGTTTAGAAGCCTCAATACCTTTCAGTAAATTATCAGCACTCTTTTCAGCCATTCTTTCCAAAGGGAGAATTTGCTCCTTGGTAAGCGCATACAAATCTGAATAATTATTAATCAAGCCCTCATTGACCAACAAAGCAACAGTTTCGCCTCCCATACCTTCAATGTCCATAGCCTTTCGGGAAATAAAATGCTGAATACGACCAATAATTTGAGGATTACACCCATTGTAATTGGGGCAATAATGCTGGGCTTCTCCTTCCTGCCTTACCAATTCAGTATCACATTCTGGACAGCGGGTAATATATTTTGTAGGCTGTGAGTCTATTGGGCGTTTGCTTAAATCCACCGCAATAATCTTTGGTATGATCTCCCCTCCTTTTTCTACGAACACTTCATCTCCTTCTCTGATATCCAATTTTTCGATTTGATCGGCATTGTGCAAAGAAGCTCTTTTCACTATTGTACCTGCCAATTCTACCGGATCTAGGTTGGCCACCGGAGTTATCGCTCCTGTACGTCCTACTTGGTAAGTAATATGGTTTAATCTGGTTGAAACCTGTTCAGCCTTGAACTTATAAGCCATTGCCCATCGAGGAGCTTTGGCGGTATATCCCAATTCCTCTTGCTGGTACAAATCATTCACTTTTATTACCACCCCATCTGTTTCGTACGGCAAATCAAAACGATTAACGTCCCAATAAGCTATAAACTCCAAAACCTCATCTATGGAATTAGCCATTCGGGCCGTATTTGGCACTTTAAAGCCCCACGCCCGTGCCCTTTCTAAACACTCAAACTGTGTATCTATTTTTAAATTGGAGGAGGTAATATTATACAAAAGACACTCCAGTGGCCGCTTGGCAACCTCAGCACTATCTTGCAATTTCAAACTTCCTGAAGCCGTATTCCTTGGATTTCTATAAGGCTCTTCCCCTATCTCAATACGTTCTTCGTTCATTTTATCAAACCCTTCAAATGGCAAAACTATTTCTCCTCTAATATCAAATTTGGGAGGATAATCTCCTGTTAATTGCAAAGGAACAGACTTAATCGTTTTTATATTGGTTGTAACATTATCACCCTGAAAACCATCTCCTCTGGTAACAGCTTTAATTAATTTACCATCCTCATAAGTCAAGCTTATGGAAGCGCCATCGTATTTGAGCTCGCAAGTATAGGTTATTGTACCATCTACCATTTTTTTGATTCGAGCTTCCCAATCCAATAAATCTTCTTTGGAATAGGAATTATCCAAAGAGTACATTCTGTGCTCATGGACAACCGTCTCAAAATTCTTGGTAATCTCTCCGCCAACCCTCAAAGATGGCGAACTGCTATCATAATACTCTGGATGCTTTGCCTCCAATTCCTGAAGTTCCTTCAACTTCATGTCGAAATCATAATCACTTATAATTGGAGTGTCCAATACATAATAGTTGTAATTATGTTTTCTGAGTTCTTCCCTTAAGGCAATAATACGTTGTTGAATATCCATTTGAAATTTATGAATGAGTGAGGTTTTACTATAAATTTTAGGGTTCCAAGATACTAAATTGCACTTGACGGAATACTTGCCACAAAAGTTTTATTCTAACAAAAGCATTCATAAAACAAGTCCCTTAAAACCAAGATCTTTTATCTTTTGAAAAGGAAATTAAAATTGAATATAATCTATGGGGTTACATTAAGTTCTATCGGCTTTTAACCATTGAGGCACTTCTTGAGGCTTAAACCGCTTCATTTTATCCAACAACCCATCCACATTATCTTCTACAATTAACAACTCTAAGTTTGAAATTTTAAGCAAACCTTTAGCTACCATGGTCTCAAACATTTTAATTAGATCATCATAAAAACCGTTGGAATTAAGCAAGCCAATGGGCTTTTGATGCAAGCCCAATTGTGCCCATGTGATAATTTCAAAAAGCTCTTCAAAAGTTCCAAAACCACCAGGTAGAGCAATAAAGCCATCCGACAACTCATGCATCTTCAACTTTCGCTCATGCATCGTGTCTGTGGTAATCAGTTCATGTAATCCCAAATGCACTACTTCCTTTAGTTTTAAAAATTCAGGGATAACCCCTATCACCTTTCCATTGTGCTCCAAAACAGCCTCCGCCACCTTCCCCATAATTCCAATCTTTGCTGCTCCATACACCAAGGCCATTCCTTCTTTCGCCATTACCGTCCCCAGATATTGCGCATCATGGATTACCTTTAAGTCATTGCCCTCGCTGCTTCCACAAAACACAGCTATTGATTTTAATGTTTTCATAACTTTTTTCCTTTAAGCATTCTGTCATTTCCAAACATATCCTGACGCAGTTCTACCTCCTTGAAATCATTGGCCAGCAACAACTCCTCCATTTCCTTCCCTAGATATTGATTAATTTCAAAAAACAACAGACCACTGTTTTTCAAATACTTATTAGCAAATTTAGTAATAACTTTATAAAATCGAAGAGGATCATGGTCAGGAACAAATAAAGCTAGTTCGGGCTCATACTCCAGTACATTTGGCTTCATCTCTTCCTTTTCCAACTCTCGCACATAAGGCGGATTGGATACAATAACATCAAAATTGAGATTCAAAAACCCAGATTCCAGAATCTCATAGTTAAGAATATCTCCCTTTATGAATTTTACCTCTACTTTATTCCGTTCTGCATTTTCTTCAGCAACTTTAAGAGCCTCCCCACTGACATCCAACGCATAAATTTCAGCATTTGGCAAGCAATTCCCCAAGCTAATAGGAATGCACCCCGAACCAGTCCCTATATCCAAAATACGCAGTGGTTCTGTCCTAGATTTACACATATCTACAATCCACTGCACCAATTCCTCAGTTTCTGGCCTGGGAATTAAAGTAAACTCTGACACCTGGAAAAGCAAACCAAAAAACTCCGTTTCCCCCAATATATGCTGAATAGGTTCTTGACTTTTCAATCTAGCTAGAGCCTCTTCCATTTTTATAGCCCCCAATTCATCAACCTCATAATTAGGATTCATAACCAAAGTAATGGGCTTTAGGTTAAAATAATATTCTATTAAAAACCTAAAAAAACTATCAACCTCTTCAACTCCATAAATAGGGTCTAACAATTGGTGAAACCGACTCTTTAAATTCTTTAATATCATAAGTTTTTTATCATCCATACATTACAGGAATAATGCCCTGTATTTCCCAATGGACCTTCCAA
Coding sequences within it:
- the prmC gene encoding peptide chain release factor N(5)-glutamine methyltransferase — encoded protein: MDDKKLMILKNLKSRFHQLLDPIYGVEEVDSFFRFLIEYYFNLKPITLVMNPNYEVDELGAIKMEEALARLKSQEPIQHILGETEFFGLLFQVSEFTLIPRPETEELVQWIVDMCKSRTEPLRILDIGTGSGCIPISLGNCLPNAEIYALDVSGEALKVAEENAERNKVEVKFIKGDILNYEILESGFLNLNFDVIVSNPPYVRELEKEEMKPNVLEYEPELALFVPDHDPLRFYKVITKFANKYLKNSGLLFFEINQYLGKEMEELLLANDFKEVELRQDMFGNDRMLKGKKL